The following are encoded together in the Brassica napus cultivar Da-Ae chromosome A9, Da-Ae, whole genome shotgun sequence genome:
- the LOC106364073 gene encoding inactive leucine-rich repeat receptor-like serine/threonine-protein kinase At5g24100, whose translation MSRRLSIFYSVLLLIFASPSLLYPVTGDLAGDRQALLDFLNNITHPRSLAWNASSPICATWSGVTCNRDNTRVTALHLPGASLLGTLPPGTISRLSELEILSLRSNGLRGPFPIDFLQLKKLKAITLSNNKFSGPLPSDYTTWMNLTVLDLFGNQFNGSIPSGLANLTGLLSLNLAKNSFSGEIPDLNLPGLRRLNVSNNNLTGSVPKSLKRFGHSSFSGNNLTYDDTPPPVGSPAQKEKEQEEDKHGIYISEPAILGIAITGCFLIFFVIAVLIIICYVKRKKRQETKPETLTPAKANPKTLPSEKEVSKSRKEMNIEDMEEKSEFNRIVFFEGNNLAFNLEDLLTSSAEFLGKGTFGMTYKAVLGDAKVIAVKRFKDVSVSRKDFKQQMEIVGNIRHENVAPLRAYVCSKEEKLMVFDYYPRGSLSVLLHGKNGNEDHVPLDWETRLRFLIGLAKGLAHLHTQHKLAHGDIKSSNVFLNSKGYGCISETGLALLTNPVIREDSSARTEKRYRAPEAYDTRRSTPESDIYGFGILTLETLSGRSSMDDKKEDIELVVWMNKVLAEQWTGEVFDLELVKTPNIEAKLLQMIDLVQLCTNRVPAKRPEIAKVVEILEEIERE comes from the exons ATGAGTAGAAGACTTTCCATCTTCTACTCTGTGTTACTTCTCATCTTTGCATCACCGTCCCTGCTTTATCCCGTCACCGGGGACCTCGCCGGAGACAGACAAGCCCTTCTTGACTTCCTCAACAACATCACTCACCCACGGTCTCTAGCGTGGAACGCAAGCAGCCCAATATGCGCCACGTGGTCAGGCGTCACGTGCAACAGAGACAACACACGTGTCACCGCCCTTCACTTGCCAGGAGCGAGTCTTCTCGGAACTCTTCCTCCTGGAACCATCAGCCGTCTATCGGAGCTTGAGATTCTAAGTCTCCGATCCAACGGCTTACGTGGCCCCTTCCCAATAGATTTCTTGCAGCTCAAGAAACTAAAAGCTATTACCCTAAGCAACAACAAGTTCTCCGGTCCATTACCCTCTGACTACACCACGTGGATGAACCTCACCGTTCTTGACCTGTTTGGTAACCAGTTTAACGGTAGCATCCCCTCGGGTCTAGCAAACCTGACCGGACTCTTGTCGCTAAATTTGGCTAAAAATTCATTTTCCGGTGAGATCCCGGATCTTAACCTCCCCGGTCTACGCAGACTTAACGTATCCAACAACAACCTCACTGGATCAGTACCAAAGTCTTTGAAAAGATTCGGACACTCATCTTTTTCCGGCAACAACTTAACTTACGACGACACCCCTCCTCCGGTTGGTTCACCGGCgcagaaagagaaagaacaagaagaagacaaacACGGGATCTACATCTCTGAGCCAGCTATACTAGGGATAGCAATAACCGGTTGCTTCTTGATATTCTTTGTAATTGCGGTTTTGATAATCATTTGCTAcgtgaagagaaagaagagacaaGAAACCAAACCAGAGACGCTTACACCGGCTAAGGCaaatccaaaaaccctaccAAGTGAAAAAGAAGTTTCTAAATCAAGAAAAGAGATGAACATAGAAGATATGGAGGAGAAGAGTGAATTTAACAGAATAGTTTTCTTTGAAGGAAACAATCTTGCTTTTAATTTGGAAGACTTGTTGACATCTTCGGCTGAGTTTCTAGGGAAAGGCACTTTTGGGATGACCTACAAAGCGGTTCTTGGAGATGCCAAGGTCATCGCGGTTAAGAGGTTTAAGGATGTGTCGGTGTCAAGAAAGGATTTCAAACAGCAGATGGAGATCGTTGGAAACATTAGACATGAGAACGTTGCTCCTTTGAGAGCTTACGTGTGTTCCAAGGAAGAGAAGCTTATGGTCTTTGATTACTATCCGAGAGGAAGTCTCTCTGTTCTTCTTCATG GCAAGAATGGCAACGAGGACCACGTTCCGTTGGACTGGGAAACGCGGTTAAGATTCCTGATCGGATTAGCAAAAGGATTAGCTCACTTACACACACAACACAAGCTCGCACATGGCGACATCAAATCTTCTAATGTCTTTTTGAACTCCAAAGGATATGGATGTATATCAGAAACCGGTTTAGCTCTCCTAACCAACCCGGTCATCAGAGAAGACTCATCAGCCAGAACGGAAAAACGTTACCGTGCCCCGGAAGCATACGACACAAGGAGATCGACTCCGGAATCAGACATATATGGTTTTGGAATCTTGACGTTGGAAACTCTTAGCGGAAGATCGAGTATGGATGATAAAAAGGAAGACATAGAGCTGGTGGTATGGATGAATAAGGTTTTGGCAGAACAATGGACAGGTGAAGTGTTTGATTTGGAGCTTGTGAAGACTCCCAACATTGAAGCAAAGTTGCTTCAGATGATAGACTTAGTGCAGCTTTGTACGAATAGGGTTCCAGCGAAGAGACCGGAGATAGCGAAGGTGGTTGAGATATTGGAAGAGATTGAGAGGGAATAA